A window from Dysidea avara chromosome 2, odDysAvar1.4, whole genome shotgun sequence encodes these proteins:
- the LOC136248012 gene encoding uncharacterized protein, giving the protein MPHHPVIRKGRSTTKVRVVYDGSAKSKESGMSLNDCLQTGPNLIPRLFDIMVRFRNHLIALTTDIEKAFLMIGICESDRDMLCFLWFKDPHREDSEVVQFRFTRLVFGLRPSPAILGAVVAHHTHKYHDSQPELCQCIERSLYVDDLIAGADTIGNAFKLYKTAKSVMSDGGFNLRKWNSNSPSLLAMIKSEQNNQKSKLEVDRVKGLEPEPDKLLGIQWFHEPDEFRFCFGDLQAHARGLPSNK; this is encoded by the coding sequence ATGCCCCACCATCCTGTTATACGGAAAGGGCGGAGCACTACTAAGGTCAGAGTAGTATATGATGGATCTGCCAAATCAAAAGAGTCTGGAATGTCTTTGAATGATTGCTTACAAACAGGGCCTAACCTTATTCCCAGATTATTTGACATTATGGTACGATTTCGTAATCATTTGATAGCATTAACCACAGATATAGAGAAGGCCTTTCTCATGATTGGCATTTGTGAGTCTGACAGAGACATGTTGTGTTTTCTTTGGTTCAAGGACCCTCACCGTGAAGATAGTGAAGTCGTTCAATTTAGATTTACCCGTTTAGTTTTTGGGCTGCGACCATCACCAGCCATTCTAGGAGCTGTAGTTGCTCACCACACTCATAAGTACCATGACAGTCAGCCTGAACTGTGCCAGTGTATAGAGCGGTCCTTGTATGTTGATGATCTCATTGCTGGGGCTGATACTATTGGTAATGCCTTTAAGTTATACAAGACAGCTAAATCAGTGATGTCAGATGGTGGCTTTAACTTGCGCAAATGGAATTCCAATTCTCCTTCTTTGTTAGCAATGATTAAATCAGAGCAAAATAATCAGAAATCCAAATTGGAGGTTGACAGGGTGAAGGGATTAGAACCTGAGCCAGACAAGCTACTTGGAATTCAATGGTTTCATGAGCCTGATGAATTTAGATTCTGCTTTGGGGATTTACAGGCTCATGCAAGAGGCTTGCCATCCAACAAATGA
- the LOC136248011 gene encoding uncharacterized protein, with the protein MTALCWIRNDKVWKQYVQHRVDEIRQLSDRELWRHCPGRLNPADLPSRGTMASELIDQVLWWQGPDFLSESTTTWPTIEVYDLNHEAQIEMVKNITPITLSLVSMSSTFVCQSIKELIDCKKSGGLNRLLRVTSYVIQFIKKCRKQTESFDPFISRSEMNQSEILWIKSVQRSFFAREIQYFCSCLGPCPLLVKQFGLFLDNQEVLCCKGRLNNSSLFLLSKKPAILPHDDYFVQLLVLWAHQNVKHSSVADTLTYLRERFWILKGCQVVRRVVKSCTVCCKLEGPSYSSVTAPDLPNERISDRPPFTHTGVDFAGPLYISEKNVSEKVYICLFTCTSTRAIHLELTPNMGVDSFLLAIRRFASRRGLPATLMSDNAKTFQSSPKELIKISRSKEISQYLTNNRITWSFMVEKAPWWGGFWERMVQGVKRCLRKTVGHTSLTYDQLQTLLIEVEAFINAGPLTYVQDDVDGISYTLSPSHLIYGRRIAEKPNDSHFDLSSTHETLTKRYKTQRHLLNQFTKQWRKEYLTGLRESHRVNSR; encoded by the coding sequence ATGACTGCACTTTGTTGGATCCGTAATGACAAGGTATGGAAACAGTACGTGCAACACAGAGTTGATGAGATCCGTCAGCTTAGTGATCGAGAGTTGTGGAGACATTGTCCTGGAAGATTAAATCCGGCTGATTTGCCTTCAAGGGGCACCATGGCTTCAGAGTTGATTGACCAAGTATTGTGGTGGCAAGGACCGGACTTCCTGAGTGAATCAACTACAACCTGGCCAACCATTGAAGTGTATGACCTCAATCATGAAGCGCAGATAGAGATGGTAAAGAACATAACCCCAATTACCCTTTCCTTGGTCTCCATGAGTTCAACCTTTGTGTGTCAGTCTATTAAGGAGTTGATTGATTGCAAGAAATCTGGAGGCTTAAATCGATTATTGCGTGTAACCTCTTATGTGATTCAGTTCATTAAGAAGTGCAGGAAACAAACCGAATCATTTGATCCTTTCATATCTCGTAGTGAAATGAATCAATCAGAGATATTATGGATTAAGTCTGTGCAACGTAGTTTTTTTGCTCGTGAAATCCAATATTTCTGTTCTTGCTTAGGTCCGTGTCCTCTACTAGTGAAGCAATTTGGGCTGTTTTTAGATAACCAGGAAGTTTTATGTTGTAAAGGTCGACTCAACAATTCGTCTCTGTTTCTACTGAGCAAGAAACCAGCTATATTACCACATGATGATTATTTTGTACAACTGTTGGTTTTGTGGGCTCATCAGAATGTAAAGCATAGTAGTGTTGCAGATACTCTAACTTATTTACGAGAACGTTTTTGGATCCTGAAGGGATGCCAAGTCGTCAGAAGAGTTGTAAAGTCTTGCACTGTTTGCTGTAAGCTTGAGGGACCATCATACTCTTCAGTTACAGCACCAGACTTACCAAATGAACGAATTTCAGACCGGCCGCCATTTACTCACACAGGTGTTGACTTTGCTGGACCCCTGTATATTTCAGAGAAGAATGTCAGTGAGAAAGTATACATATGTCTGTTTACTTGTACGTCGACGAGGGCTATTCATCTTGAGCTCACCCCAAATATGGGAGTAGATTCTTTTTTATTGGCTATAAGAAGATTTGCCAGTCGACGAGGGCTGCCAGCAACCTTGATGTCTGATAATGCTAAAACCTTTCAGTCATCACCTAAAGAACTGATCAAGATTTCTAGGTCAAAGGAGATAAGTCAATACTTGACCAATAATCGAATTACATGGAGTTTTATGGTTGAGAAGGCACCATGGTGGGGAGGATTTTGGGAGAGGATGGTACAAGGAGTGAAGAGATGTCTTAGAAAGACTGTGGGTCATACCAGTTTAACTTATGATCAGTTACAAACCCTCCTTATTGAAGTTGAGGCATTCATCAATGCTGGCCCCCTCACTTATGTACAGGATGATGTTGATGGAATCAGCTATACTCTTTCTCCATCCCACCTGATTTATGGACGACGGATTGCTGAAAAACCGAATGACAGTCATTTTGATTTATCCAGTACACATGAAACACTCACCAAGAGGTACAAGACACAGAGACACTTGTTGAACCAGTTTACCAAGCAATGGAGGAAAGAATACTTGACAGGACTGAGGGAATCACATCGAGTAAATTCACGATGA